Within Ovis aries strain OAR_USU_Benz2616 breed Rambouillet chromosome 3, ARS-UI_Ramb_v3.0, whole genome shotgun sequence, the genomic segment agatgttttaaaatatttttccaaagttcTGAAATATTATGATACTTTTGTAACTTAAAAATAAGACATCAAAATGAACATATCCTCCAATTAGCTTTTGCAGATACCAGAAATGGCACTCTCCCACATTTCCTCCTTTATCTTCTTTTAGACTACAACTTCTGTGAAGGCTGGGAATGGCCATACCTTGCTCAACACTGTATCAACTAACTGCCTAGTACATAACAAGCACTCAACAAACGtgatttaaataagtaaataaataatgcatAATAACTATGTTAATTGCTGAATTGAATGAGTACGAACTAGGTTTCCCATTACCTGTTCCCTAGTAAAGTCAAAAGAGCACTCAGGAAGGTTGGCTGACTGCGAAGGCCAAGGAACTTCTGGGCTCGTCTGAGTGGCTTGAGTGACACTGTGTTGTTTCTTCAGATCACACTTTCCACTGGTATGCAGCACTGAATCACTTTTGACATTTTCTTCCAAATCATTTCTAGTGTTAAGCATCTGAGAATCTAATCagacaaataaaatattcagataaAATTTCTAAATACTTGATAAATCTTAAGTTCTCTTGTGAAAACCTATTTAAAATGAGTATGTCATAGTATGAAGACATTATtatgaaacaaaaaacaataaagtcaaataaagaaaaagctcattcattggaaagattaaCAAACTCAAAATCAAAAGCTCATCTgttgaaaagaagaataaaattgaaaaaaacctTAGATATatagaccaaaaaataaaagataaaaagaaaaaaattactagaaTCAGAAATGAGAGAGGGGACATTACTATTGTCCctttaacagaaataaaaataactatatagGAATACTGTGAAGAATTGTATACCAATAAATTAGATAACTTAGATGAGGTAGAAAAACTTCTACAAAGACACAAACTACCGAAACAGACTCAATAAGAAACAGActaaatcagtaatcaaaaataaaacaaaaatatattcagagaaaagccCAGGCCCAGATATGGCTTCaacagtgaattctaccaaacattaaaagaattaataccaaATCTTTAGAAACttccaaaaaatagaagaggaggagCATTTTTTAAGTCACTCTATAAAACCCTGATTGCAAAaccaaagaaatcataaaaaagtaaactaaaatcaatatacttaatataaatgaatacaaaaaccCTCAATAAACATTAGCAAACTGAACTCagcaatataataaaaataattataggcCATGGCCAAGTGAGATTTACCCCAGGAGTGCAAGGttgatttaacattcaaaaaataaattaacatcacatcaacaaaacagaataaaacaaaagtcacatggtcatctcaacagatgcagaaaaaagatATTTGACAAAACCCAGTACTTTCTCATGATAAAAACAGCAAACCAGGAATAGAAGGTTCTCAATCTGTTAgaggaaattttcaaaaattccaCAGCTAATCTCACACTTAATGGTAAAAGACTGGATGTCCCCCCTAATATTGGGAATAAGACAAGGACATTTTCTCTCAATACTTTTACTCAACACTGTCCCAGAGGTCCCAGGCAAGGTaattaggcaagaaaaggaaataaaaggcatccagattagcaaggaagaagtaaaactatctccattcacagatgacatgatcttgtacataggggaaaaaaaaatagagaatccACTAAAAACTCGTAGAGCTAATGAACAAGCTTAGCAAGTCTGCAGGATATatgattaatatacaaaaattaattgttTTTCTAAGCACTTGCAATcaataattcaaaattaaattaagaaaacagttccATTTAAAATGTTATCCAAAAGCcaggaaatatttttacaaatcaacattttttctaattttttgaatcacagagagtcagagcaTATAGGGTGCAAGTGAACAGAAGCCCAAGTCAAACTTGTTTTTAAACAAGGAAATGTATTTGTTTCCATAATAGCAGAGTCAAAGTGATGGTGCTTCAGGTATGGATGATATTGGAATTCGTATGATGTCCTCAGGAGTGTCATTCTGGGAACCTGACTCTATCTACTTTTCAGGTccacttctctcttcttctgtGTTAGTCCAGTCATATGATGGCAAAGGTAACCTCTGGTGACCAAACAAGTAAGTTTTACAGCCTGTGACCCCTTCGCTCTCAGTGTCATTTTCAATTCACACACACAAGACTCAGAATGCTTGGTTCACAGTCCATTCATGTTATCACTCAGTGTCCCAAGGGCTGAAATCTTTTGACTGGTCCACCTGGGTCCCTTTCCCACTTTAGTGATAGGGCCATATGATTGTCAGGTTCAACCAAAACCACACTTAACTGTTGGGACAGAGAGCTAGTTCATCAAACCAAATTATATTAAGAAGACAGAAGAGTAATATCTGTTCAACATAATTGTTCCCCTTAAAAACATTCCGAGAAGGTGGCAGCTAGGTCAAAgtacaaaaatactttttaaagcttttgttcATATTGTCAAATTACCCTTCATAATGATTCTAATAATTTTACCCCAATTTTTTATGTATCAAAATAGTTTTATGTACATGGGTAAATGTCACTGAATTGAGTTTTGGTCTGTTCTTGAATTCATATTACAGAAGTCTCAAATCAGAAACTACTTTTTACAATATTGTCCTGTACTGATTATGTTTTTAGTAATATTAGTTAGAAAAAATACACAAGAACTGTTGTACTGGGTCAGACTAGCATACCATTCAGCTTGGTAGGGACTGTAAGGGAAATCCTAAAGTACTACACCATGGAAAAGTCAAATCCTCTACTCTTTCAAACTCAAAAAACTAGTAACACCCCTAAAATTTGACTTGATTATGAATCTATCATATACTTTTGGCTTTCAAACTTAGAAGAGCAAAACCcttcttttaaatgaaatctgatacagaatgctaatataaagtaaaaacaaaaaaaaagctgttaCATAGGCTGTAGTGAGGAAAACAGGGTCCAAAGCCCATTCTATTTAGCCTATATATCTCACCACTCATGGGATCCTAAGAATAATGAAAAACCACTGACCAAAACAACTCTgaaatccattttatttcaaaCATTGGGAAATGAAACGAGAGAAAACaggagcagagaaaaagagaagaggaagaaatatggaaagaggaaaagaaatgagatggAGAAAAAGGGAGGAGAGATTTAGAGAGTGGAGAAGAAAGAATGAGCAtgggaaaaaagggagagagaggcagaggtaaCTGGAGACAAAAAGGGAGAGTTaactgtgaatctgtttctgttctgcACATCCACTCACTTGTAATAccatttagattccacatgtaagttaaatcagatagtatttcttcttctctgacttacttcactaagcttAATattctccaagtccatccatgaaGCTGCAGATAGCAAAATTCATTCATGGGTATCTGAAATTACTGTTTGCtaaattcaaatttatatttacatatatatgtgtgtgtatatagatactgggttggctaaaaagttcatttgggtttttccataacatcttctacgcacagagagagagagaggcatgtTAAAGTTTCTCTATGACAGTAGTATCTCAATATGCTATGAttccatttctctttatttcaaacagctttcttttatacattttcaGTTATGCTGTTACATGGATACATACATTTCTTATGACTAAGCTACATTTTAGGAGATCTCTTATCAATATAAAATTTCTCTCTGAGGCCAATGACTTTAACAGGCACCtcacaaaagaaaataagcagATGGCAAatcagcatatgaaaagatgctgtacataatatgtcatcagggaaatgcaaattaaaacaacagcatACCACGACACACATATTTGGAACGGCCAAAATACAGAACATTGACAACACCAAATGtaaacacagacacagagcaaCAAGAATTCTCATTTACTGCTGGTGAGAAGGTAAAACGGTACAGTCACTTTCTtccaaaactaaacatactcttgaCCGtaagacccagcaatcacactcctttGCATTTATCCATAAGGcgctgaaaacttatgtccacacaattCTTTACAGCAATTTTATTCTGATTGCCAAAATaaggaagcaaccaagatgtcctacAGCAGGTGAAATAAATTGTGTCACATCAGACAACGGAATATTATTCGGCAGGAAGAGGAGATGAGCTCTAAGCCTCAAAAAGGCATGAAGAAACCTTAAATCATATTACTTaataaaagaagccaatctgaggTGACATACTGTATGACTCAGATCTGACTCTGGGTATCTCTTGAAGGTAGAGTGGATAAGATTTTAGGTGAACTATTATTTTTCACTTCAAAGatgaggtttttaatttttaccaaTTTCTAAGTAGTTATTCTCCATAAAAGCTTGGTCCTGTTTGAGTTCAAAATCCTATCATCTCTCTGAGgatattaattatatttctttaaaagtctCAGCTTTTCTTCAGTACTCTGAAGTACTAGAACACTCTGTTCTGCTTTCTTACAAGGTAAGACTTGAAGTTTGGAGATCTTAAAGTATCTGGGAGCGACAGCCATACAGCAAGCCTATCTTCTCACACTGAAGCTATCTTCGCCTGAGCTTTTATCAGCAATGAAGCTGCCATTTTGATCTTTTTCAGTCTGACTTCTGTTTGCTGTAGCTGTTCCCCAAATTGAGAGGAAAACTCTTCAATCAAGAGTTCCCCACAAACTGATTCCACCTCAGCAATAGTTCTCTCATGGTTTCTGGCTACAGAGTTTTCTAGTTTGCCTCTTTTCAGTCCCTCACATTTCACCCTCAATTGATAAAGTGAAACTTAGAATACCTAAGTCTACCAACTCAAGCTCTTTCCACACTACCTTATAAGACATAGTCCTTACATTAGAGACCTTAAAAATCCTATTAGAATGGAGATACAAAAGTTAAGCAGAACTAAATACACAGTAATATACTATAAAGTAACTAATGTATGGCAAATAAGTACTCAAGAACTTTAAGAAGTCACATTAGGTTATGTGGAAGGGTTCACTGAAAAGTAGAAGCGTGAATGAACCCTGGAAAGATTTCATTCAAAACACATTTGTAGAATAGATACTAAATCAATTGTAGATGAGTTATCTCTGAGGTAGAGTTTCATACATGGATGATATTTTATCACAAGGTACTAAGTGTCCCTCAATCATCTACTACtacatatgtacataaatataaaatagtatataaaagTATAAGTCAAAAAAATAATCAGCATGTAAATAATTTCAAGTTTCAGTAGGCGTTCACTTAAACTGCTTTCATATATACCTCTGATATGAAAAGAGCCATCATCATTTCTCTCTACCACAAGATGATCAATATGAACAGTCACAGGAGTTGGTTGAAGGGATACTGTACTACTACGAGGACTGTCATCCTACGGGAAAGAAAATAGTATTGGCATGTTGCTATTGaagtaaaagataaaatcaaTCATTTTCAATTAGTCATTTTCTTAAACACTACTTctgccaaaaatatttttaatgagctAGAAATATATCTTTAATATGCTTTAGTTGATACAGTAAGAAAACTGcccattttattttgatattttctaatttctaagaAGAATCTCTACACCATCACcacaaggaccaacaagttcatATTGTTAGGCATGAATCAAAGTCCAGTAGGCTAAatgaacatttataaaatgaaaatataaaaatatttgttaacatacttttaaatttatttttgtgttagaAACTTGTATTTTCATTGGCATCACTGTTGCAACTGTTTCATCTTCCAAAAAATGTTGAATATTCATAAGAGAAGACACAAGAAACTCAGTGCTAAAGTTTTCTATATGGCATTGCAGAAATCCATTCTTTTCTGCAAGCAAAGAGTGTATTACAGCACCAGGCCCACTTTCAAATCTCAGAGTAATCTCAGGAGAGGACTTAGAATGAATCACAGCTTTATGATCCGAACctatgaaaaaagaacaaataaaaattgtaactTTGTATTACAACTCAAAAACATCACTCTCAATTATTTGTCATTAAGAGGTCACTGTCACTTTGAATAGTATTAAAGCAATAATAGATTACAATTTTAATATGTATTCTTAATTTAAATGATTACAGTTCATATATAACacatggcttcccaggttgctgaGTGCTAAAGactccgcctgtcaatgcaggagccaaAGGAGATGAGAGTGAGATCCCTGGAAGGgatcaggtagatcccctggaggagaacatggcaactcCTACCAacattcttgctgggataatttcatgaacagaggagtctggcgggttacagtccatttgGGTTGCAAAGACTGGGATATAACTGAGTAATATATTCAATCCTAATTTCCCTAATTTCCATTTTTACAGACAATCTTCTACTGCAATAACGctgtctctattttttatttgtttgtaacATGCAAAAACATGCCACAATATAAATCTGACATGATTCATAACTCAGGTATTTTgagtgtgtctgagtgtgtaCATATCTATACATTTATAACATAACAGAAAATTGCAATGAAGAAATAGTCATGGCATTTAAAGTGACTCAAGCCACTTCTCAAGAAGTGACAAAAGCCTGAatatttgtttgttctttattaAAATCAAGCCCTTAAATAActggaaaggaaaacagagaagacCTCATTAAAATGTTACTACTGAATTACAatcttaaaattacatttataccaaaggaaatacagatatgtttatgtttatgtttatatttatatttacttatgcCTTGGCCTTTTTCTCAAAAAGAATTTGAGGTGGATTACAGAGCTATAAGGACTCAAGTTCAAAAAATGTTGTTTAATTTCAATAAAGAACCCATAGaatagctttaaaaataagagtTCCTAGTGGAACTACTTAAGTGAATCGGCCCTCatggtaaataaatatttttctttattttacattatttagcTCCAAAAAGAATAAGAGGCAACACGTACATTGCAcaatcagaatttaaaaattagcagGGAATGGAAAAGTAAAATAGGTAGTAAGATTATTAACTCAAACTacattatttaaatttctgtGCCAAAGGTAGACCAAAAATAGCTTTCTAATAGCAAAGGGAAAATACAATCAGTTTCATAATCCATAGAACCCATGACATAAAAACAAACTGTTCTGGAAAGGTGAAGCTATTTCATTTATTGAGGTTCCAAGTTATTTGTCCCATGGGCCCTTATAAGAAGACCCTACTAATCAAATTCATGATGAAAAGTTGTTTATTTTCCCTCAGTATGTATGTGAATACTTTAGTCTTACAGAAGTCAAATGTATACATAtctatgaaagggaaaagggtaCAAGAAATTAAAGATATGTATATTTATGCACCAAGGATAGATCTCCTTACACAACACAAAGTGGAGAGTTGTTTGAAAACTTCTATTTCAGataaaaaatgacatttaattaATGCCAGCTCTACTTGCTAAGATTCAAAATAAATAGTATAGATATCAGAAGAGTTCAAAAAGACTCCCAGGGAATTCTCCTGGTAGTCCACTGGGTAACACTTGCCAGAGGCCAGGTTCCATCTCAGATCAGAGAATACGAGCCACATGGTGTggacaaaaagacaagaaaacaaaaactctcaaaaaattcttcaaaaaaattaagaactcatgtatttttaattttttaaaatagaaggtaAAAGAAATGGCCACAAATTCATAATGGTTAATGTTCTTTCCTGTATCAAGAAAACCAAGAGTTAACTAACTTGTCTATTTAACAGTAAGAACAATTCAAAACAAACAACTTGgtaaatgtgattttattttgccttttaccTGTCTATAACTACACGTCtatctagacacacacacacacacacacacacacacacacacacacacacacacacagatatactcACTCCAGGGACCTGAGAGCCATAAATCATTTTGAACAAAAAGAGTATTTAGAGCAGAGATAAAACAGAATCACTCCTCCCTACTACCTCTTATGCCATGAAACTTTAAAAAGGCTTCCCATTAAAGGGATCCAAACTCTACACATTATTatagaaaaactaaaacaaaaccaaaaacaactttaaaattttaactcatCCCAGCTGAGAAGCGAAAGCCGCAGGCGGCCGCCGACTTCACAGCCGCTCGGGATTTTTAGAGCTTCAGCTATAAAAATGGGCAGGATTTTCCTTGATCATATTGGTGGTACCCGTCTGTTTTCCTGTGCAAACTGCGATACGATCCTGACCAACCGTTCAGAACTCATCTCCACTCGGTTCACAGGCGCCACTGGCAGAGCATTTCTTTTTAACAAGGTAGTTAACCTACAGTATAGTGAAGTTCAAGATCGGGTCATGCTCACTGGCCGCCACATGGTTCGAGATGTGAGCTGCAAAAACTGCAATAGCAAACTGGGATGGATCTATGAGTTTGCCACTGAAGACAGCCAGCGTTATAAAGAAGGTCGTGTGATCCTGGAACGCGCTCTAGTTCGAGAAAGTGAGGGCTTTGAGGAGCATGTACCATCTGATAACTcttgaagaaaaagagagaaatccaTCTtttcccaggtctccttcactgaaaacaaaaatctactTACATACACTGTCACCTTAGCATCAGAGTCGGATTCATGAACTGCGGAACAAGAGGTTGTGAGAATCTATGATGgaaccttcctttctttcctttttttttttaattttctattttccatcCAACAGCAGTGTGTAGAGAGAATATTATgcagatgcctttttttttcccccctgtgttTACATCTTGAGGCAGAATAGTCTATCTGCAGCTACATGGTGGGCTATGTGAGGAAAAAAATCTGGGCTATTAAGAGTGAAaagtattttatgtaaattttgaaaggaaaatgtgTCAAGAGcatggttttttaaatttatttgggcttcattttaagactttttttaaaaaaaccagttATTTCACTTGATTTGCTAGCTTCAGAGAAGAGATCCGAATTTGTGACCAGCGCTAAAGGTTCAGTGTTAGTGTTGCTTGTGCTGGCCATTGTGCCATATTCTTGTTGGAGATGAACCGTAGCATCAGAGCCCATTCTTCCTTGTCAGTTGTGACCCAAAGATGTCACCATTCCTAGTTATTTGTCACCACATAATTGGTGTTGATTGGAAACTTTTCCTGATATGGGGCAGAACTGCTTGGTTGTCTTTTCCATGTAACTTAAGCATAGtaatataaataaagtaatagttggaaaaaaaaaaaattttaactgttcATGTCAGAGTGACACTGTATATAAACTGTAAACCAAATTACAATCTTTGTTCATATGGCTTATTAATGTCTTAAATGTTCActaaactatttttttctccttttccctttattctctttccctttcctttcttttttgttattttgtttatttttaaaccaagacagctgtaaataataataataaggtatCAGACAGCACTGCCTGTACAACCCATACATACAAGGCATTTCAGAATAATTTCTACAGTTAGAAACAGGTGAAACAAAGCAATAGGACATGGCAATAAGTGGAGTATAAAGCAAAAAGCTGTGCAAAAAGTGTTTGGTTGGGTACAGAATAAGGTTTAGCTTTTGAAATTTAACATTccatccttttttgttgttttttcatctACTATAAAGTATTTCCAACTATATACATTGAATACTTAGCTTCTTTCATTTTGTATGCTATTGGGATTGACATTTCCTAATATGAAATTCATAAACTGCAAGGCCTACACATAGAAAAAATCAGGAGGTAATTTTCTTCTATGATGCTGGTTTATTGACAAATGGCACATTTACCTGCAATTCCCAGGATGTGAGGTGATAGCATGTTTGTTTGATATGCAGGATTGCAAGTATTTCAACATGTGTTATATCAGATATAGCATTCTGTATATgtagcaaagaaaaatattacagcTCAGTGACttttcaaaagatttaaaaaactgaacactGTCATTTAAGTTTCtcagtataattattttaataaattcatgTCTTTAAATGACTGAAAACTATGAGTGTTAATTCCACATAAAGCTTGAAAAAGGAATGATTTAATGTGGTATTCCTCGTCATACACTGCACGTTTTATTGCTTATATCCCTCTGTATCTAAGAGAATGTGTTGATCTTAGAATGAAAATCCACAAGAACAGGATACATGATTTTATCAAATATCAAGTACCACACCAGACTCAGGAAATACTTGCATATAAGCAAgataatggaaaataaagcaagataattcaaaagtcaaaagactaag encodes:
- the LOC114109697 gene encoding protein yippee-like 5, with the translated sequence MGRIFLDHIGGTRLFSCANCDTILTNRSELISTRFTGATGRAFLFNKVVNLQYSEVQDRVMLTGRHMVRDVSCKNCNSKLGWIYEFATEDSQRYKEGRVILERALVRESEGFEEHVPSDNS